Proteins encoded together in one Planctomyces sp. SH-PL14 window:
- a CDS encoding DUF1559 domain-containing protein: MSRSLFGSRRGFTLIELLVVIAIIAVLVAILLPAVQQAREAARQSQCKNNLKQLALAMHSYNEALSVFPPGYVQTSLAARNEATWVGFLLPYLDLTNTYNKLDFNACWGCTGPGSTNFPIHSAPLTVMRCPTNPPGPPALATYARGNYAANNGIGPLVAPPGIASVTIARGKVGPFDCNTRTTAADFIDGMSNTVILDELVVVHESANDFRGVMFYPEGPFSHHNYNPNTLVPDEMRSAWCSPTVFPPCIGTYTAHSNKRTMNSARSQHIGGVNSALADGSVRFIADHVDLQTWQDLSTMNDRRALGEF; this comes from the coding sequence ATCCTGCTCCCCGCGGTCCAGCAGGCGCGGGAGGCGGCGCGGCAGTCGCAGTGCAAGAACAATCTCAAGCAGCTCGCCCTGGCGATGCACAGTTACAACGAGGCGCTGAGCGTCTTCCCCCCGGGGTATGTGCAGACCTCGCTCGCCGCCCGCAATGAAGCGACCTGGGTCGGCTTCCTGCTCCCGTATCTCGACCTGACGAACACGTATAACAAGCTCGACTTCAACGCCTGCTGGGGCTGCACCGGTCCGGGGAGCACGAACTTTCCGATTCACTCCGCGCCGCTCACCGTAATGCGGTGCCCGACGAACCCGCCGGGGCCGCCGGCCCTCGCGACGTATGCCCGCGGTAACTACGCCGCGAACAACGGCATCGGTCCGCTCGTCGCTCCTCCGGGGATCGCCAGCGTGACGATCGCCCGCGGCAAAGTCGGCCCCTTCGACTGCAACACGCGCACGACCGCCGCCGACTTCATCGACGGGATGAGCAACACCGTGATCCTTGACGAGCTGGTCGTGGTCCACGAGAGCGCGAACGACTTCCGTGGCGTCATGTTCTACCCCGAGGGGCCGTTCTCCCATCACAACTACAACCCGAACACGCTCGTCCCGGACGAGATGCGCTCGGCGTGGTGTTCCCCGACGGTCTTCCCGCCGTGCATCGGGACCTACACGGCCCACTCGAACAAGCGGACGATGAACTCGGCCCGCAGCCAGCACATCGGGGGGGTCAACTCGGCCCTCGCCGACGGCTCGGTCCGGTTCATTGCCGACCATGTCGACCTCCAGACGTGGCAGGACCTGAGCACGATGAACGACCGCCGGGCGCTCGGTGAGTTCTGA
- a CDS encoding PSD1 and planctomycete cytochrome C domain-containing protein: protein MRVLLSRIGAALLLAFPAVVPAAPTELSPEDAAFFEREVRPVLVQNCLECHGDKKQHAGLALTSREAALKGGDSGAAVVPGKADASLLIAAVRQTGDASSMPPEGKLKEHEIAALAKWVDMGLPWPAAPASTGGPAAAADLWSLRPVQAATPPTAADPDWNGTDIDRFLGVAQEAHGIRPTALADKRTLLRRVTYDLTGLPPTREEIAAFLADESPEAFSRVVERLLASPHYGERWGRHWLDVVRYADTAGDGADYPVREAYLYRNYVVRAFNADKPFDLFVREQLAGDILARQAESAGAGTQTPEQYAERVIATGYLAVGKRFGYNDNTEFVHLDISDTIDTVGRSLLGLSLGCARCHDHKYDPVSAADYYALYGIFASSRFAFPGGEELKRPRHFVPLIPQAAAAKLDEQRAGELAAIDAELLRLEQEHATLDRTKIGGGADYGAEQQALEKPPATPWITAGPNQVLAEAQSPFTNVHPAGTRGVRVRNTTPHEGVRREFSNHTSVTSPKLSFNIDFRNVNAVDGDAAYRFYAGHGAIVSLAFEASVSSREFHLRNGGEWEKLADLETGAWYNLAITFDLAAKTYSGTLTRHGAPEPVAFEGKRLAPNWDGIINTFVSDGIGKAAGTPPTRDLDNLGIQNAPFAVPSTDNQPTPEELARVKTIQDRMAGLKTQREQAAARSLYEVAYAVAEGQPMNARVQKRGEPDRLGDEVPRRNLEILGGQPVEPADGSGRLRLAEWLTQPSNPLTARVLVNRVWQAHFGAGLVRTASDFGSRGEKPSHPELLDHLTNAFVHNGWSIKSLHRMILATRAYRLAASDDPAVLDHDPQNVWLGRFPRHGLDAESLRDSILALSGELDRTMPAGHPFPPVDSWSFTIHYPFKAAYDSKHRSVYQMVQRSQKHPYLSLFDAADPNVSTAERFVTTTPTQALYLMNSPFVHEQSRALARRLLAKPATDGERITEIVEGATGRLPPAEAIAAQQQFLERYRTGTASLPVPPEQREELAWAALARVILTSNAFLFVE from the coding sequence ATGCGTGTTCTCCTATCGCGGATCGGGGCCGCCTTGCTGCTGGCGTTCCCCGCGGTCGTGCCTGCGGCGCCGACGGAGTTGTCGCCGGAGGATGCGGCGTTCTTCGAGCGGGAGGTCCGCCCGGTCCTCGTGCAGAACTGTCTGGAGTGCCACGGCGACAAGAAGCAGCACGCGGGGCTGGCGCTGACTTCGCGCGAAGCGGCTCTCAAGGGAGGCGACAGCGGCGCCGCCGTCGTTCCCGGGAAGGCCGATGCCAGTCTCCTGATCGCGGCGGTCCGGCAGACGGGCGATGCGTCGTCGATGCCCCCCGAGGGGAAACTCAAAGAGCACGAGATCGCGGCCCTCGCCAAGTGGGTCGACATGGGATTGCCGTGGCCCGCGGCGCCGGCGTCGACCGGCGGACCCGCAGCCGCTGCCGATCTGTGGTCGCTCCGGCCGGTCCAGGCCGCGACTCCGCCGACCGCTGCCGATCCGGACTGGAACGGGACCGACATCGACCGCTTCCTCGGGGTTGCCCAGGAGGCCCACGGGATCCGTCCCACGGCGCTGGCGGATAAGCGCACGCTCCTGCGGCGGGTCACCTACGACCTGACCGGCCTGCCGCCGACACGGGAGGAGATCGCGGCCTTCCTGGCGGATGAGTCTCCGGAGGCGTTCTCGCGGGTTGTCGAACGGCTTCTCGCTTCGCCCCACTACGGCGAACGCTGGGGGCGGCACTGGCTCGATGTCGTCCGCTACGCCGACACGGCGGGAGACGGGGCGGACTACCCGGTCCGCGAAGCGTACCTCTATCGCAACTACGTGGTCCGCGCGTTCAACGCCGACAAGCCGTTCGACCTCTTCGTCCGCGAGCAGCTCGCGGGGGACATTCTGGCCCGTCAGGCCGAGTCGGCCGGGGCCGGCACCCAGACGCCCGAGCAGTATGCCGAGCGGGTCATCGCCACCGGCTATTTGGCGGTCGGAAAGCGGTTTGGCTACAACGACAACACCGAGTTCGTCCACCTCGACATCTCGGACACGATCGACACGGTCGGCCGCTCGCTCCTGGGGCTCTCGCTGGGCTGTGCCCGCTGTCATGATCACAAGTACGACCCGGTCTCGGCGGCCGACTACTACGCCCTGTACGGGATCTTCGCGAGCAGCCGGTTCGCGTTTCCCGGAGGCGAAGAGCTGAAGCGGCCGCGGCACTTCGTTCCGCTGATCCCGCAAGCCGCGGCGGCCAAGCTCGATGAGCAGCGGGCCGGTGAGCTGGCGGCGATCGATGCGGAACTCCTGCGGCTGGAGCAGGAGCATGCCACGCTCGACCGGACGAAGATCGGCGGCGGCGCGGACTACGGGGCCGAGCAGCAGGCGCTCGAGAAGCCTCCGGCGACGCCGTGGATCACGGCTGGCCCGAATCAAGTGCTTGCCGAGGCCCAGAGCCCGTTCACGAACGTCCATCCGGCGGGGACCCGCGGCGTCCGCGTCCGGAACACGACGCCCCACGAAGGGGTCCGCCGCGAGTTTTCGAACCACACTTCCGTGACCTCGCCGAAGCTCTCGTTCAACATCGACTTCCGGAACGTCAACGCCGTCGATGGGGACGCTGCCTATCGCTTCTATGCCGGCCACGGCGCGATCGTGTCGCTCGCCTTCGAGGCGAGCGTCAGTTCCCGCGAGTTCCATCTCCGCAATGGCGGCGAGTGGGAGAAGCTCGCCGATCTCGAAACCGGGGCGTGGTACAACCTCGCGATCACGTTCGACCTCGCGGCGAAGACCTATTCGGGAACGCTGACCCGCCACGGAGCCCCGGAGCCGGTCGCCTTCGAAGGGAAGCGGCTCGCCCCGAACTGGGACGGAATCATCAACACCTTCGTCTCGGACGGAATCGGCAAAGCGGCCGGGACACCGCCGACCCGCGACCTCGACAACCTCGGCATCCAGAACGCCCCCTTCGCGGTTCCGTCGACCGACAACCAGCCAACTCCCGAAGAGCTCGCCCGCGTCAAGACGATCCAGGACCGGATGGCGGGGCTCAAGACGCAGCGCGAGCAGGCCGCGGCCCGCTCGCTCTACGAGGTCGCCTACGCGGTGGCCGAAGGGCAGCCGATGAACGCCCGGGTCCAGAAGCGAGGCGAGCCCGACCGGCTGGGAGACGAAGTCCCGCGGCGGAACCTCGAGATTCTCGGCGGCCAGCCGGTCGAGCCGGCGGACGGCAGCGGGCGGCTGCGGCTCGCCGAGTGGCTGACCCAGCCGTCGAACCCGCTCACCGCGCGGGTCCTCGTCAACCGGGTCTGGCAGGCGCACTTCGGCGCGGGGCTCGTCCGGACCGCGAGCGACTTCGGCTCCCGGGGCGAGAAGCCCTCGCACCCGGAGCTCCTCGATCACCTGACGAACGCCTTCGTCCACAACGGTTGGTCGATCAAATCGCTGCACCGGATGATCCTCGCCACGCGGGCCTACCGCCTCGCCGCCAGTGATGACCCGGCGGTCCTCGATCACGACCCGCAGAACGTCTGGCTGGGACGTTTTCCCCGGCACGGACTCGACGCCGAGTCGCTCCGCGATTCGATCCTGGCCCTCAGCGGCGAACTCGACCGCACCATGCCGGCGGGCCATCCCTTCCCGCCCGTCGACTCGTGGAGCTTCACGATCCACTATCCGTTCAAGGCGGCCTACGACTCGAAGCACCGCAGCGTCTACCAGATGGTCCAGCGGTCGCAGAAGCATCCGTACCTCTCGCTCTTCGATGCCGCCGATCCGAACGTCAGCACCGCCGAGCGGTTCGTTACGACGACGCCGACGCAGGCGCTGTACCTCATGAACTCGCCCTTCGTCCACGAGCAGTCCCGGGCCCTGGCCCGCCGGCTGCTGGCGAAACCGGCCACCGACGGGGAGCGGATCACCGAGATCGTCGAAGGGGCGACCGGTCGGTTGCCGCCCG